From Amycolatopsis sp. YIM 10, the proteins below share one genomic window:
- a CDS encoding DUF485 domain-containing protein, with the protein MPELTNEPHARNAMEDTGQLPIMFGGPGPSLLRDEPAERTGPDYEAIQRSPEFTGLRSRLRRFIFPVSLLFFAWYLAFVLLAAYAHEFMSTRVFGSVNVAMLLGLAQFASTVLITAAYLRFANRRLDPQVAAIRRSVDR; encoded by the coding sequence ATGCCGGAGCTCACCAACGAGCCCCACGCCCGGAATGCCATGGAGGACACCGGGCAGCTCCCGATCATGTTCGGCGGCCCCGGCCCGTCGCTGCTCCGTGACGAGCCCGCCGAGCGGACCGGGCCGGACTACGAGGCGATCCAGCGCAGCCCGGAGTTCACCGGCCTGCGCTCGCGGCTGCGCCGGTTCATCTTCCCGGTCAGCCTGCTGTTCTTCGCCTGGTACCTGGCGTTCGTGCTGCTGGCGGCCTACGCGCACGAGTTCATGAGCACCCGCGTGTTCGGCTCGGTGAACGTGGCGATGCTGCTCGGCCTCGCCCAGTTCGCCTCCACCGTGCTGATCACCGCCGCCTACCTGCGCTTCGCCAACCGGCGCCTCGACCCGCAGGTGGCCGCGATCCGCCGGAGCGTGGACCGGTGA
- a CDS encoding nitrate- and nitrite sensing domain-containing protein, producing MPVGKLLGRPPRRPSRWRSLTRWRDWNLPVKLAAVTLVPILIAIVLGVLTIGGQVERSSSYQRMDRLVALGGEIRTTLEHLQAERVRTAELLVQTTVRDSPELAGIRLRTDGALPGLDSAIERATTLDSGVVGPAKEADAQISRLTQIRTQVDGGQLEPAEAITEYTAVVTGLLKLDTALTAGVSDDAIGGTPTALHDLLVAKEEVSLGQALVSYGIARGTLSPSELNQLRTTEVRLADRLADFRAAASQEQRQDFDTTVAGPSFETRDTLVRSALGEQGRSPEEALRETSAQQWTDSSTAVGSRLSEVSSRIGGQLGAVSANLADKASTGAGVLTVLLFAALVLAAAVVFLITRQLLRSLRVLRASALDIAERQLPGAVENIQEGRPQSTDVQPVPVTAKDEVGEVARAFDAVHSQALRLAVEQAAMRTGYSSVFVNLSRRSQSLVQRQLQLIERLERDEEDADQLATLFQLDHLATRMRRNNENLMVLSGAEPARRSGQPVSTTDMLRAAVSEIEQYQRVVVQPPPPARVVGYAASDLMRLIAELLDNATAFSAPETQVTVATRLSEDRVLSVDILDKGIGMNEAEVTEANTRLTEAGSVDLATSRRMGLFVVGRLAGRHGIGVVLHGGRDIVGVRATVTVPAELVMDAIPGTGTRPRLEPRSAPAVSQPAGALPRRKANGANRSGVLPASSSVPAPAKGSALERRLSGEEAPSPAEISGTALFSPVTPTEEIPVTVVPGPSEAPEPAPEAEAAPLTSKPKPAESDSEATLPSGKALFVSNQDIAPTRGVLSDWWAAAVTPEPRPEPEPDLPENTPIFDAMLSAWFRKSEPAEEVAAPNGNPVTSEAAAPEEEPTPEKQAEPVKAEAKPEWDFPSDESWRTVEAVSKSEPSSFTAAGLPRRRRGEKLLPGSAAASTPVPVVKGTDLPVRDPANVRGRLSSFQQGVNRGRQETGRAMPEEAPAEVPAIAQVPLGPAPAPESPSPSKASTKPEPNAESTPEPHRRRPTAGTKAAAGTKASTGAGTREGTTTGGKAGANAAVRAATEAGAEAEGKTGTTAGSRAGTKSGANARTRAGSKAGAKATAADAEAGTNAGSAANAGGEAGTKASAGAAGATAATAAKAEPGTKAGAKTGPNAETKAATETGAEAGTKPGTGTKPGAEAGAKPGSEARAGQGAEAKRGNEIGTKAGTGAGAKQGAEAGTAPGTETGAKAGAGATEAIEAAQATAATAAEPKAGATAAAAQAQAGAQPASKGFGTDEGWQAAQAVAEATPSSFTAAGLPRRRRGEHLVPGSAAPATPAAAPRPGRDPHDVRGRLSSFQQGVRRGRHHNAQAAADGKTEKVEGE from the coding sequence GTGCCTGTTGGAAAGCTGCTCGGCCGGCCACCCCGGAGGCCGTCCAGATGGCGCTCGCTGACCCGCTGGCGCGACTGGAACCTGCCGGTCAAGCTGGCCGCGGTGACGCTGGTGCCGATCCTCATCGCGATCGTGCTCGGCGTGCTGACCATCGGTGGCCAGGTGGAGCGCTCGAGCAGCTACCAGCGGATGGACCGGCTGGTCGCGCTCGGCGGCGAGATCCGGACCACGCTGGAACACCTGCAGGCCGAGCGCGTGCGCACGGCCGAGCTGCTGGTGCAGACGACGGTGCGGGATTCGCCGGAACTGGCCGGGATCCGCCTGCGCACCGACGGCGCGCTGCCCGGACTGGACTCCGCGATCGAGCGGGCCACCACGCTGGACTCCGGCGTGGTCGGCCCGGCCAAGGAAGCCGACGCGCAGATCTCGCGGCTGACGCAGATCCGCACCCAGGTGGACGGCGGGCAGCTGGAACCGGCCGAGGCGATCACCGAGTACACCGCGGTGGTCACCGGACTGCTCAAATTGGACACCGCGCTCACCGCGGGCGTCAGCGACGACGCCATCGGCGGCACACCGACCGCGCTGCACGACCTGCTGGTGGCCAAGGAAGAGGTGTCGCTGGGGCAGGCGCTGGTGAGCTACGGCATCGCCCGCGGCACGCTCTCGCCGTCCGAGCTGAACCAGCTGCGCACCACCGAGGTGCGCCTGGCCGACCGGCTCGCCGACTTCCGCGCGGCGGCCTCGCAGGAGCAGCGCCAGGACTTCGACACCACGGTCGCCGGGCCCAGCTTCGAAACCCGCGACACGCTGGTCCGCAGCGCGCTGGGGGAGCAGGGCCGGTCGCCGGAGGAGGCGCTGCGCGAGACCTCGGCGCAGCAGTGGACGGACAGCTCGACCGCGGTCGGCTCCCGCCTTTCCGAGGTCAGCAGCCGGATCGGCGGTCAGCTCGGCGCGGTGTCGGCGAACCTGGCCGACAAGGCCAGCACCGGTGCCGGGGTGCTCACCGTGTTGTTGTTCGCCGCGCTGGTGCTCGCCGCCGCGGTGGTCTTCCTGATCACCCGTCAGCTGCTGCGCTCGCTGCGGGTGCTGCGGGCCAGTGCGCTGGACATCGCCGAGCGGCAGTTGCCCGGCGCGGTGGAGAACATCCAGGAGGGGCGCCCGCAGAGCACCGACGTGCAACCCGTTCCGGTGACGGCCAAGGACGAGGTCGGCGAGGTGGCCCGCGCCTTCGACGCGGTGCACAGCCAGGCGCTGCGCCTCGCCGTGGAGCAGGCCGCGATGCGCACCGGGTACAGCAGCGTGTTCGTCAACCTCTCGCGTCGCAGCCAGAGCCTGGTGCAGCGCCAGCTGCAGCTGATCGAGCGGCTCGAGCGCGACGAGGAGGACGCCGACCAGCTGGCCACGCTGTTCCAGCTGGACCACCTGGCCACCCGGATGCGCCGCAACAACGAGAACCTGATGGTGCTCTCCGGCGCCGAACCGGCCCGCCGGTCCGGCCAGCCGGTGTCCACAACGGACATGTTGCGGGCCGCGGTCTCGGAGATCGAGCAGTACCAGCGGGTTGTCGTGCAGCCGCCGCCACCGGCCAGGGTGGTCGGGTACGCGGCCAGCGACCTGATGCGCCTGATCGCCGAACTGCTCGACAACGCCACCGCGTTCTCCGCGCCGGAGACCCAGGTGACCGTGGCGACCCGGCTCTCGGAGGACCGGGTGCTCTCGGTCGACATCCTGGACAAGGGCATCGGGATGAACGAGGCGGAGGTCACCGAGGCCAACACCCGGTTGACCGAAGCCGGTTCGGTCGACCTGGCCACTTCGCGCCGGATGGGCCTGTTCGTGGTCGGCAGGCTGGCCGGGCGGCACGGGATCGGCGTGGTGCTGCACGGCGGCCGGGACATCGTCGGCGTGCGCGCCACCGTGACCGTGCCCGCCGAACTGGTGATGGACGCGATCCCCGGCACCGGCACCCGGCCGCGCCTGGAACCGCGGTCCGCGCCGGCGGTCAGCCAGCCCGCGGGCGCGCTGCCGCGCCGGAAGGCCAACGGTGCCAACCGGTCCGGGGTGCTGCCCGCCTCGTCTTCGGTGCCCGCGCCCGCCAAGGGCAGTGCGCTGGAACGACGGCTGAGCGGGGAGGAGGCGCCGTCGCCGGCGGAGATCTCCGGTACCGCGTTGTTCAGCCCGGTCACGCCGACCGAAGAGATCCCGGTGACCGTGGTGCCGGGACCTTCGGAAGCCCCGGAGCCCGCGCCGGAGGCCGAAGCCGCGCCGCTGACGTCGAAGCCGAAGCCCGCCGAGAGCGACAGTGAAGCCACGCTGCCCAGCGGCAAGGCACTTTTTGTGTCCAATCAGGACATCGCGCCCACCCGCGGGGTGCTCAGCGACTGGTGGGCGGCCGCGGTCACCCCGGAGCCAAGGCCGGAGCCGGAGCCGGACCTGCCGGAGAACACGCCGATCTTCGACGCGATGCTGTCGGCTTGGTTCCGCAAGAGCGAACCGGCCGAGGAAGTCGCGGCGCCGAACGGCAATCCGGTCACTTCCGAAGCCGCGGCCCCGGAAGAGGAGCCGACTCCGGAGAAGCAGGCCGAACCGGTGAAGGCCGAGGCCAAGCCCGAGTGGGACTTCCCGTCCGACGAGAGCTGGCGGACCGTGGAGGCGGTGTCCAAATCGGAGCCGTCGAGCTTCACCGCGGCCGGGCTGCCCCGGCGGCGGCGAGGGGAGAAGCTGCTGCCCGGCAGCGCGGCGGCGTCCACCCCGGTGCCGGTCGTCAAGGGCACCGATCTCCCGGTGCGGGACCCGGCGAACGTGCGGGGGCGGCTGAGCAGCTTCCAGCAGGGCGTCAACCGGGGCCGCCAGGAAACCGGCAGGGCGATGCCGGAGGAGGCGCCGGCCGAGGTGCCCGCCATCGCCCAGGTCCCGCTGGGCCCGGCGCCCGCCCCGGAATCCCCTTCGCCTTCGAAGGCGAGCACCAAGCCCGAGCCGAACGCCGAGTCCACCCCGGAACCCCACAGGCGACGCCCCACGGCTGGAACCAAGGCCGCCGCCGGGACGAAGGCAAGCACTGGGGCCGGAACCAGGGAAGGCACCACCACCGGAGGCAAGGCGGGCGCCAATGCCGCGGTCAGGGCTGCCACCGAGGCAGGCGCTGAGGCCGAAGGCAAGACGGGCACCACCGCCGGATCCAGGGCTGGCACCAAGTCGGGGGCCAACGCCAGGACGAGGGCAGGCAGCAAGGCCGGAGCGAAAGCCACGGCAGCGGATGCCGAAGCGGGGACCAACGCCGGATCTGCCGCCAACGCAGGAGGCGAGGCAGGCACCAAGGCCAGCGCGGGCGCGGCCGGAGCTACGGCAGCCACCGCGGCGAAAGCCGAGCCAGGCACCAAAGCCGGAGCCAAGACAGGCCCCAACGCCGAGACGAAAGCCGCCACGGAGACGGGCGCCGAAGCCGGAACCAAGCCGGGCACCGGAACCAAGCCGGGCGCCGAAGCCGGTGCGAAGCCGGGCAGCGAGGCCAGGGCTGGGCAAGGCGCCGAAGCCAAGCGGGGCAACGAAATCGGGACCAAGGCAGGCACCGGAGCCGGGGCCAAGCAGGGAGCCGAAGCCGGAACCGCGCCGGGTACCGAGACCGGGGCCAAGGCAGGCGCCGGAGCCACCGAGGCCATCGAGGCCGCCCAGGCCACCGCGGCCACCGCGGCCGAGCCGAAGGCGGGCGCCACCGCGGCCGCCGCCCAAGCCCAAGCCGGGGCGCAGCCTGCCTCCAAGGGGTTCGGGACCGACGAGGGCTGGCAGGCGGCGCAGGCGGTCGCCGAGGCGACGCCGTCCAGTTTCACGGCGGCGGGCCTGCCGCGCCGCCGGCGTGGTGAGCACCTGGTACCGGGCAGCGCCGCACCCGCTACCCCGGCCGCCGCACCGCGGCCGGGTCGTGACCCGCATGATGTGCGCGGCCGGTTGAGCAGTTTCCAGCAGGGCGTCCGCCGCGGGCGGCACCACAACGCTCAGGCCGCCGCGGACGGGAAAACAGAGAAAGTGGAGGGTGAATGA
- a CDS encoding roadblock/LC7 domain-containing protein: MTSPSSAQPQNQFGWLVNDFAERVPGVAHAVVVSADGLLLTASNRLPLDRADQLAAVASGLVSLTQGAARCFEAGAVNETVVEMELGIMVLMSISDGSCLAVLAAPNCDIGQVAYEMTMLVDRVGQILTPELRAQLQGAGGSLIGEPVG; this comes from the coding sequence ATGACTTCCCCTAGTTCGGCCCAGCCCCAGAACCAGTTCGGCTGGCTGGTCAACGACTTCGCCGAGCGGGTCCCCGGTGTCGCGCACGCCGTGGTGGTCTCGGCCGACGGACTGCTGCTGACCGCGTCCAACCGGCTGCCGCTGGACCGGGCCGACCAGCTCGCCGCCGTGGCCTCCGGCCTGGTCAGCCTGACCCAGGGCGCGGCACGCTGCTTCGAAGCCGGCGCGGTCAACGAAACCGTGGTGGAGATGGAACTCGGCATCATGGTGCTGATGTCCATCAGCGACGGTTCGTGCCTGGCCGTGCTCGCCGCCCCGAACTGCGACATCGGCCAGGTCGCCTACGAGATGACCATGCTGGTCGACCGGGTGGGGCAGATCCTCACGCCGGAACTCCGCGCCCAGTTGCAGGGAGCGGGCGGTTCGCTGATCGGCGAGCCGGTGGGATGA
- a CDS encoding DUF742 domain-containing protein, translating into MSTGPGYGRERDDGTFADVLNGFTLDSGRGRRKRKKDKDGHAHVQSADAPPPETRGTAMTPPPAPVAEILAPPNPLFDTGQQQRVPPHGHPAYQPPPVPEPPSAAEETAIVRPYALTGGRTKANYVLELETLISTNTEEVASFVPEQIEQTSIVEECRTPRSVAELASTLRVPLGVARVLISDAADAGLVIVHKTASGSENDEAHLILMERVLSGLRRL; encoded by the coding sequence ATGAGCACGGGACCGGGATACGGGCGTGAGCGGGACGACGGCACCTTCGCCGACGTCCTCAACGGCTTCACCCTGGATTCCGGTCGTGGACGTCGTAAGCGCAAGAAGGACAAGGACGGTCATGCTCATGTTCAGTCAGCTGACGCACCACCGCCTGAAACGCGGGGGACGGCGATGACGCCCCCACCGGCGCCGGTCGCCGAGATCCTCGCCCCGCCCAACCCGCTCTTCGACACCGGGCAGCAGCAGCGCGTGCCGCCCCACGGCCACCCCGCCTACCAGCCCCCGCCCGTGCCGGAGCCGCCGTCGGCGGCCGAAGAGACCGCCATCGTCCGCCCGTACGCACTGACCGGCGGGCGCACGAAGGCCAACTACGTGCTCGAACTGGAGACCCTGATCTCCACGAACACGGAGGAGGTCGCCTCCTTCGTGCCCGAGCAGATCGAGCAGACCTCGATCGTGGAAGAATGCCGGACTCCCCGTTCCGTCGCGGAGCTCGCCTCGACGTTGCGGGTGCCGCTGGGGGTGGCCAGGGTCCTGATCAGTGATGCCGCGGACGCCGGCCTGGTCATCGTGCACAAGACCGCCTCCGGCAGCGAGAACGACGAGGCACATCTGATCTTGATGGAAAGGGTTTTGAGTGGACTCCGTCGGCTTTAA
- a CDS encoding ATP/GTP-binding protein: MTSAKIVVAGGFAAGKTTFVGSVSEIVPLTTEAMMTEASTGVDDLRATPNKATTTVAMDFGRVSLDSDLILYLFGTPGQQRFWFMWDDLVRGAIGAVVLADTRRLADSFAPVDFFEDRGLPYIIGLNCFDGELQHDVEDVREALSIDPSVPIVKCDARDRESTKQTLITMVEYAMRQWLARRGGVTAGVR; the protein is encoded by the coding sequence ATGACCTCGGCGAAGATCGTGGTGGCCGGCGGTTTCGCCGCCGGCAAGACGACCTTCGTCGGGTCGGTGTCGGAGATCGTGCCGCTCACCACCGAGGCGATGATGACCGAGGCCAGTACCGGCGTCGACGACCTGCGGGCGACGCCGAACAAGGCCACCACCACGGTGGCGATGGACTTCGGCCGCGTCTCGCTGGACTCGGACCTGATCCTGTACCTGTTCGGCACGCCGGGGCAGCAGCGCTTCTGGTTCATGTGGGACGACCTCGTGCGCGGTGCGATCGGGGCGGTGGTGCTGGCCGACACGCGCCGCCTGGCCGACTCGTTCGCCCCGGTGGACTTCTTCGAGGACCGCGGCCTGCCCTACATCATCGGCCTGAACTGCTTCGACGGTGAGCTGCAGCACGACGTCGAGGACGTGCGCGAGGCGCTCTCGATCGATCCGAGCGTGCCGATCGTCAAGTGCGACGCCCGTGATCGCGAATCCACCAAGCAGACCCTGATCACCATGGTCGAGTACGCCATGCGCCAGTGGCTGGCCCGCCGCGGCGGGGTGACGGCCGGGGTCCGGTAG
- the icmF gene encoding fused isobutyryl-CoA mutase/GTPase IcmF: MTTELHQPAHPVRFVTASSLFDGHDASINIMRRILQSQGAEVVHLGHNRSVDEVVTAAISEDVQGVAISAYQGGHVEYFSYLVELLNERGAGHIRVYGGGGGVIVREEIDLLHSRGVARIFSPEDGQQLGLPGMINLMIRECDTDLSEAGAGSVEKLLSGDVPALARAITRLQLGTLPEDHLTAITEAAASRQVPVLGITGTGGSGKSSLTDELIRRFRLDQEDKLRIAVLAVDPSRRRGGGALLGDRIRMNCLDGSPVFFRSLATRTTSGEIPAGLDESVLACKAAGYDLVIVETPGIGQGDAGIVDHVDHALYVMTPEFGAASQLEKIDMLDFADAVAINKFERRGAEDARRDVARQLVRNREAFGSAPEDMPVYGTSAAKFNDDGVTALYQNLRDALAEKGLSVSAGVLPKVEGKVSTDASTIIPSSRARYLSDIADTVRGYHQRTIDQVAAVRRHEHLDAARTALAEAGDDVAAIEKLAERAAAAVDPDVRRLLEQWTELAESYRAEELVVKIRDKELRTQLWRETLSGSKIPRVALPRYTETGELLSFLRREHLPGYFPYTAGVFPFKREGEDPARMFAGEGDAFRTNRRFKYLSSDSEAKRLSTAFDSVTLYGHDPDTRPDIYGKVGTSGVSIATLEDMRALYDGFDLTAPNTSVSMTINGPAPTILAFFLNTAIDQRMEAFEAEHGRKPSEAEAAELREWALRNVRGTVQADILKEDQGQNTCIFSTEFSLRMMADIQEWFIEHGVRNFYSVSISGYHIAEAGANPISQLAFTLSNGFTYVESYLARGMDIDDFAPNLSFFFSNGMDAEYSVLGRVARRIWAVAMRDRYGANERSQKLKYHVQTSGRSLHAQEMSFNDIRTTLQALCALYDNANSLHTNAFDEAITTPSESSVRRAMAIQMIINKEWGLSKNENPLQGAFIIDELTDLVEEAVLAEFDRISERGGVLGAMETGYQRGRIQDESILYERLKHDGSLPIIGVNTFRNPHPEEDEVEVELARATEDEKESQLRRLADFQQRNSTEAELALRTLREAATRGDENLFGVLMDAARVCSLGQITEAFFEVGGQYRRNV; this comes from the coding sequence ATGACCACCGAGCTGCACCAGCCCGCGCACCCCGTCCGGTTCGTGACCGCGTCCAGCCTGTTCGACGGCCACGACGCCTCGATCAACATCATGCGCCGGATCCTGCAGTCGCAGGGGGCCGAGGTGGTGCACCTCGGGCACAACCGCTCGGTCGACGAGGTGGTCACCGCGGCCATCTCCGAGGACGTGCAGGGTGTGGCCATCAGCGCCTACCAGGGCGGCCACGTCGAGTACTTCAGCTACCTGGTGGAGCTGCTCAACGAGCGCGGCGCCGGGCACATCCGGGTCTACGGCGGTGGTGGCGGCGTCATCGTGCGCGAGGAGATCGACCTGCTGCACTCGCGCGGGGTGGCCAGGATCTTCTCACCGGAGGACGGCCAGCAACTGGGCCTGCCCGGCATGATCAACCTGATGATCCGCGAGTGCGACACCGACCTGTCCGAGGCGGGCGCCGGCTCGGTGGAGAAGCTGCTCTCCGGTGACGTACCCGCGCTGGCCCGCGCGATCACCCGGCTGCAGCTGGGCACGCTCCCCGAGGACCACCTCACCGCGATCACCGAGGCGGCCGCGAGCCGTCAGGTGCCGGTCCTCGGCATCACCGGAACGGGTGGTTCCGGCAAGTCCTCGCTGACCGACGAGCTGATCCGCCGGTTCCGGCTCGACCAGGAGGACAAGCTGAGGATCGCGGTGCTCGCGGTGGACCCGTCGCGGCGGCGCGGCGGTGGCGCCCTGCTCGGCGACCGGATCCGGATGAACTGCCTGGACGGCTCGCCGGTGTTCTTCCGCTCGCTGGCCACCCGCACCACCAGCGGGGAGATCCCGGCCGGGCTCGACGAGTCGGTGCTGGCCTGCAAGGCGGCCGGCTACGACCTGGTGATCGTGGAGACCCCGGGCATCGGCCAGGGCGACGCGGGCATCGTCGACCACGTGGACCACGCGCTGTACGTGATGACGCCGGAGTTCGGCGCCGCGTCGCAGCTGGAGAAGATCGACATGCTCGACTTCGCCGACGCGGTCGCGATCAACAAGTTCGAGCGCCGCGGGGCCGAGGACGCGCGCCGCGACGTGGCCCGCCAGCTGGTGCGCAACCGCGAGGCGTTCGGGTCCGCGCCCGAGGACATGCCGGTCTACGGCACCTCGGCGGCCAAGTTCAACGACGACGGCGTCACCGCGCTGTACCAGAACCTGCGGGACGCGCTGGCCGAGAAGGGGTTGTCGGTCTCGGCCGGGGTGCTGCCGAAGGTCGAGGGCAAGGTGTCCACCGACGCCAGCACGATCATCCCGTCCTCGCGGGCGCGCTACCTCTCCGACATCGCCGACACCGTGCGCGGTTACCACCAGCGCACCATCGACCAGGTCGCCGCGGTCCGGCGGCACGAGCACCTGGACGCCGCGCGCACCGCGCTCGCCGAGGCCGGTGACGACGTCGCCGCGATCGAGAAGCTGGCCGAACGCGCGGCCGCGGCGGTGGACCCCGACGTCCGCCGCCTGCTGGAGCAGTGGACCGAGCTGGCCGAGTCGTACCGCGCCGAAGAGCTGGTGGTGAAGATCCGCGACAAGGAGCTGCGCACCCAGCTCTGGCGGGAAACCCTGTCCGGCAGCAAGATCCCGCGGGTGGCGCTGCCGCGCTACACCGAGACCGGCGAGCTGCTCTCCTTCCTGCGCCGCGAGCACCTGCCCGGCTACTTCCCTTACACCGCGGGCGTTTTCCCGTTCAAGCGGGAGGGCGAGGACCCGGCCCGCATGTTCGCCGGCGAGGGCGACGCCTTCCGCACCAACCGCCGGTTCAAGTACCTGTCCTCGGACTCCGAGGCCAAGCGCCTGTCCACCGCCTTCGACTCGGTGACGCTGTACGGGCACGACCCCGACACCCGCCCCGACATCTACGGCAAGGTCGGCACCTCGGGTGTGTCGATCGCGACGCTGGAGGACATGCGGGCGCTCTACGACGGGTTCGACCTGACCGCGCCGAACACCTCGGTGTCGATGACCATCAACGGCCCGGCGCCGACCATTCTCGCGTTCTTCCTGAACACCGCGATCGACCAGCGGATGGAGGCGTTCGAAGCCGAGCACGGCCGCAAGCCGTCCGAAGCGGAGGCCGCCGAGCTGCGGGAGTGGGCGCTGCGCAACGTCCGCGGCACCGTGCAGGCCGACATCCTCAAGGAGGACCAGGGCCAGAACACCTGCATCTTCTCCACCGAGTTCAGCCTGCGCATGATGGCCGACATCCAGGAGTGGTTCATCGAGCACGGGGTGCGGAACTTCTACTCGGTGTCCATCTCCGGCTACCACATCGCCGAGGCCGGGGCGAACCCGATCTCGCAGCTGGCCTTCACCCTGTCCAACGGGTTCACCTACGTGGAGTCGTACCTGGCGCGCGGCATGGACATCGACGACTTCGCGCCGAACCTGTCGTTCTTCTTCTCCAACGGCATGGACGCGGAGTACTCGGTGCTCGGCCGGGTGGCGCGGCGGATCTGGGCGGTGGCCATGCGCGACCGCTACGGCGCGAACGAGCGCTCGCAGAAGCTCAAGTACCACGTGCAGACCTCGGGCCGCTCGCTGCACGCGCAGGAGATGAGCTTCAACGACATCCGGACCACGCTGCAGGCGCTGTGCGCCCTCTACGACAACGCGAACTCGTTGCACACCAACGCTTTCGACGAGGCGATCACCACGCCGTCGGAGAGTTCGGTGCGCCGCGCGATGGCCATCCAGATGATCATCAACAAGGAATGGGGCCTGTCGAAGAACGAGAACCCGCTGCAGGGCGCGTTCATCATCGACGAGCTGACCGACCTGGTCGAGGAGGCCGTGCTGGCCGAGTTCGACCGGATCTCCGAGCGCGGCGGCGTGCTCGGCGCGATGGAGACCGGTTACCAGCGCGGCCGCATCCAGGACGAGTCGATCCTGTACGAGCGGCTCAAGCACGACGGCTCGCTGCCGATCATCGGGGTGAACACCTTCCGCAACCCGCATCCCGAAGAGGACGAGGTCGAGGTGGAGCTGGCGCGTGCCACCGAGGACGAGAAGGAGTCGCAGCTGCGCCGCCTCGCCGACTTCCAGCAGCGCAACAGCACCGAGGCGGAGCTGGCCCTGCGCACCCTGCGCGAGGCCGCGACCCGCGGTGACGAGAACCTGTTCGGCGTGCTGATGGACGCGGCGCGGGTGTGCTCGCTCGGCCAGATCACCGAGGCCTTCTTCGAGGTGGGTGGCCAGTACCGGCGGAACGTGTGA
- a CDS encoding AAA family ATPase, with the protein MTDPFGTLGRALWIGGAQWAGKSTVARLLAERHVLTVYHYDYQGLRAHHERELLRRLRNGLAEVDDEQRWVRSTPEEMAAEVLDGFPGRFEWTLDDLRSLVSPRPILVEGWGLRPELVTAAFDVERMVVMVPTEEFRERQVRELPRAAALGVPVSDPGLAQRNRLARDRLVAEDAVRRARERGVHVIEVDGTRDAEQVADQVQARFSRFL; encoded by the coding sequence GTGACGGACCCGTTCGGCACGCTGGGCCGGGCGCTGTGGATCGGTGGCGCGCAGTGGGCGGGCAAGTCGACCGTGGCGCGCCTGCTCGCGGAACGGCACGTCCTCACCGTCTACCACTACGACTACCAGGGCCTGCGCGCCCACCACGAGCGGGAGCTGTTGCGCCGCCTGCGCAACGGGCTCGCCGAGGTGGACGACGAACAGCGCTGGGTGCGGTCGACACCGGAGGAGATGGCCGCCGAGGTGCTCGACGGCTTCCCCGGCCGTTTCGAATGGACACTCGACGACCTGCGCTCGCTGGTCTCGCCGCGGCCGATCCTGGTGGAGGGCTGGGGATTGCGGCCGGAACTGGTGACCGCCGCGTTCGACGTGGAGCGCATGGTGGTCATGGTGCCCACCGAGGAGTTCCGGGAACGCCAGGTGCGTGAACTGCCGCGGGCGGCCGCGCTCGGCGTGCCGGTCAGCGATCCCGGACTGGCCCAGCGGAACCGGCTCGCCCGTGATCGCCTGGTGGCCGAGGACGCGGTGCGGCGGGCGCGCGAGCGCGGTGTCCACGTGATCGAAGTGGACGGCACGCGCGACGCCGAACAGGTCGCGGACCAGGTGCAGGCCCGGTTCAGCCGTTTCCTGTGA
- a CDS encoding pyridoxamine 5'-phosphate oxidase: MPADLELLRRLALDEHGLATISTVRADGTVHSSVVNAGLIDDPVSGTPSVGFVARGDALKLRLLRTAGHATIVFRRGWNWAGAQGPVRIIGPDHPDPGFDQDRLPALLREVFRAATGTHDDWDEYDRVMAAERRAAVFIAAERLTGNG, encoded by the coding sequence ATGCCCGCAGATCTGGAGCTGCTCCGGCGCCTCGCGCTGGACGAACACGGCCTGGCCACCATCTCGACCGTGCGCGCGGACGGCACGGTCCACTCGTCCGTGGTGAACGCGGGCCTGATCGACGATCCGGTGAGCGGCACGCCGTCGGTCGGCTTCGTCGCCCGCGGGGACGCGCTGAAGCTGCGGCTGCTGCGCACGGCCGGGCACGCCACCATCGTCTTCCGCCGCGGCTGGAACTGGGCGGGGGCGCAGGGGCCGGTGCGGATCATCGGCCCGGACCACCCGGATCCCGGCTTCGACCAGGACCGGCTGCCCGCGTTGCTGCGCGAGGTGTTCCGCGCGGCGACCGGCACGCACGACGACTGGGACGAGTACGACCGGGTGATGGCCGCCGAGCGACGAGCCGCGGTCTTCATCGCGGCCGAACGGCTCACAGGAAACGGCTGA